One window from the genome of Sebastes umbrosus isolate fSebUmb1 chromosome 12, fSebUmb1.pri, whole genome shotgun sequence encodes:
- the LOC119499070 gene encoding aquaporin-1-like, which yields MIIFIFIGLSAAIGDRNNSYPDQEIKVLFAFGLAIATIAQCIGHISGTHLDPAITLGLLASCEMSMLRAFFYIIAQILGAVAGSAIVYGIRPDTTHSLGLNKLNGISPCQGFGVEFLLTLQLVLFVLAVTDKRRDVSGFSLLAIGLSVGLGHLAGISYTGCGINPARSLGPAISRNLLMIILLQSCKSCFGFMSYSY from the exons ATGATCATCTTTATCTTCATCGGCCTCTCGGCTGCAATAGGGGACCGAAACAATTCTTACCCCGACCAGGAGATAAAGGTGTTGTTTGCCTTTGGCTTGGCCATCGCCACAATAGCTCAGTGTATAGGTCACATCAGCGGCACCCACCTGGACCCTGCCATCACCCTGGGGCTGCTGGCCAGCTGTGAGATGAGCATGCTCAGAGCCTTTTTCTACATTATTGCTCAGATTTTGGGAGCAGTGGCTGGCAGTGCCATTGTGTACGGTATCAGGCCAGATACCACACATTCACTTGGTCTTAACAAG CTAAATGGAATCAGCCCATGTCAAGGTTTTGGTGTTGAGTTCCTGCTCACCCTCCAGCTGGTCCTGTTTGTGCTCGCAGTCACCGACAAGAGACGTGACGTCAGTGGATTTTCACTTCTGGCGATCGGATTGTCCGTAGGGCTGGGACACCTTGCTGGT ATCAGCTACACAGGATGCGGTATTAACCCAGCTCGATCCTTGGGGCCTGCAATTAGCAGGAATCTTTTGATGATCATTTTATTGCAGAGCTGTAAATCATGTTTTGGATTCATGAGTTATTCCTATTGA
- the LOC119499356 gene encoding aquaporin-1-like, which produces MREFKSKDFWRAVLAELVGMTLFIFLSISTAIGKPNNKNPDQEVKVSLAFGLAIATLAQSLGHISGAHLNPAVTLGMLASCQISVLKAVMYIVAQMLGSALASGIVYGARPNGTDALGLNSLSGVTPSQGVGIELLATFQLVLCVIAVTDKRRRDVTGSAPLAIGLSVCLGHLAAISYTGCGINPARSFGPALILNNFKDHWVYWVGPMCGGVAAALIYDFLLSPKFDDFPERMKVLVSGPVGDYEVNGGNDNATVEMTSK; this is translated from the exons ATGAGGGAGTTCAAGAGCAAGGATTTCTGGAGGGCCGTCCTGGCCGAACTGGTCGGCATGACCCTTTTCATTTTCCTCAGCATCTCCACGGCTATTGGGAAACCGAACAACAAGAACCCGGACCAGGAGGTGAAGGTGTCGCTGGCCTTCGGACTGGCCATCGCCACGCTGGCCCAGAGTTTAGGCCACATCAGTGGAGCCCACCTGAATCCTGCAGTCACCCTTGGGATGCTCGCCAGCTGCCAGATCAGCGTGTTGAAGGCGGTCATGTACATTGTGGCCCAGATGCTGGGTTCAGCTCTGGCCAGTGGCATTGTGTATGGAGCACGTCCAAATGGCACTGATGCACTGGGACTTAACTCT CTCAGCGGTGTCACTCCCAGCCAAGGCGTGGGCATAGAGCTCCTGGCAACCTTCCAGCTCGTGCTGTGTGTCATTGCAGTCACTGATAAAAGGCGGCGTGATGTCACCGGCTCAGCACCCTTGGCCATtggcctctctgtctgtctgggacACTTGGCAGCT ATCAGCTACACCGGCTGTGGCATCAATCCCGCTCGCTCCTTTGGTCCGGCTTTGATCCTGAACAATTTCAAGGACCACTGG GTGTACTGGGTAGGGCCAATGTGTGGCGGCGTAGCAGCAGCTCTCATTTACGACTTCCTGCTGTCCCCCAAATTCGACGACTTTCCCGAGCGCATGAAGGTCCTGGTCAGCGGCCCCGTGGGCGACTACGAAGTTAACGGAGGCAACGACAACGCGACTGTGGAGATGACGTCGAAATAG